A single genomic interval of Zingiber officinale cultivar Zhangliang chromosome 4A, Zo_v1.1, whole genome shotgun sequence harbors:
- the LOC121972585 gene encoding G-type lectin S-receptor-like serine/threonine-protein kinase At1g61420 gives MKKKAQIDSKTLNTIQCGLTKEELNRVRPPENAKKLWDKFLELHEGTSDEPNPTNYLALMAYEPESESESKDESEPESSHESILSRNQSQSEDSCLLNTDRGVGEFLLVFLTDHSLVEIYAFLHFFLNFFEIKDHDGGVILIKGVIFVQGTTTTTATNNFSDGNKLGEGGFGVVYKGQLEDGQRIAVKKLSRNSSQGPNEFQNELLIIAKLQHRNLVRLLGCCIEGTDRLIVLEYMENKSLDA, from the exons atgaagaagaaagctcaaatTGACTCCAAGACCCTCAACACAATTCAATGTGGTCTgacgaaggaggagctgaaccgtgtCAGACCACCTGAGAACGCAAAGAAGTTGTGGGACAAGTtcttagaactacacgaagggaccagTGACGAACCAAATCCCACCAACTACCTAGCGCTGATGGCATACGAACCAGAATCAGAAAGTGAATCAAAAGACGAGTCTGAACCTGAATCAAGTCATGAGTCCATACTT AGTCGAAATCAATCACAGTCTGAGGATTCTTGTCTGCTTAATACTGATAGAGGAGTAGGTGAGTTCCTTCTCGTCTTCCTCACTGATCAT AGTTTAGTTGAAATCTATGCATTTCTTCAtttctttcttaatttttttgaaaTCAAAGATCATGATGGAGGAGTTATACTGATTAAGGGTGTGATCTTTGTGCAAGGTACGACGACAACAACTGCAACAAATAATTTCTCTGATGGAAACAAACTGGGAGAAGGGGGATTTGGTGTTGTTTACAAG GGTCAATTGGAAGATGGACAAAGGATTGCGGTAAAGAAATTGTCCAGAAACTCCTCACAAGGTCCAAATGAGTTCCAAAATGAACTCTTGATAATAGCCAAGTTACAACATAGAAACCTTGTTCGTCTTTTGGGTTGTTGTATCGAAGGCACTGACAGGCTTATTGTTCTTGAATACATGGAAAATAAGAGCTTAGATGCCTAA